A region of the Phoenix dactylifera cultivar Barhee BC4 chromosome 10, palm_55x_up_171113_PBpolish2nd_filt_p, whole genome shotgun sequence genome:
CAAAGCCAGGATAAGCATTTGCCCTTAATTAACACGTACCTTGCTGATTCGGTTCTCTCTCTGTATATAATATGATAAGCCTCCATGTCTTATTATTAAATAGCCGGAATCCCTCGCATGCTTAACGCACTAAACACGGTTCGCTCTCGTTCGGTGGAGCCTAACAGAGCCTTCCCTCTCGATTTGAGAAGATAATCTTCGTCACAACCCTCATCCGATCCAATTGGAATATTAAGGAGATATTGTTTGATTGGCTGCACAACGGGGGGTCCAGTCCTCTTCCAAAATGACTGTAGCCATCACAACTGATCATGCATCGGCGTGGAGAGGTGGAAGGAACAATATAAAGCAGTCACTGGGTACATTTGTTGGTCTAAAGCCATCATCCAACTTGCATCCCCGTCATGCGTCAAACCCGTGGCTGCTGATCCGCTCGATGTGATGGGACCCACTACCCCAATAACAAAGCTGTTTGGACTGTGAACTCCCTAGCTCCCACGGGTCTTTAAGCTTCCACTTTTCCATGCAGAGTTTCTGCCCCTGGAATACGGCGTCCATTCTTCCAAGAGGGGCACCCATGGAATACAAGGCATGAGCTTCCTGCTCTACATATATACCACCTAATTATAAACGCTTTGATTCTTAGATGAAGGTCGTAACTCGCAGAAGACGTACGTAAACTGCATGTGACTGGTGGGTTGAGTAACTGGAGCAATCATGTACCCAAAAAAATCTGTAGTAGTCGGTCTGCTGCTTTGACTGCTATCAGAATCCATATCTTGCCTTCGTCTTTCTCTGAGCTGAAATTTTATGCCTGCGAAGCCATCAAGTCATTATACCCCGGGCagtatatttttgtttggcttTAAGACCAGCGAGCAAGTTGATAAAATATTCTTGACGTCATACTAATTAGCAGGCGAACCCATGAAATTTCTGCCGGAAGGTGGGTCACCACCCAACCAAGCAAGTTAATTAATACGTGTCGCATGCTTAGGACGCTCGTATACTTATCTTAAAAGACTGTGTGTGAGTGTTTCTCTTTCCAAATAAGCTGTGAACATGATTGTAGTACAGAAATTTGTGCTTGACCCGGGAAAAATGAGATCACTCTTACTCACACGTTATATATTCAAACTCAAATATGATAATCCGGGGGTGCTAGATGTAGCACGGGATGAAAACTACCCGCAATATGTTTGAGAGTTTTGATACACTCATTCCTTCCTCTTTAAAAGACCCCGGTCTCAAATACCATGGTAGATTAAGTGAGAAAGAGATATGGGCGTGCGTATACAGTCTTAGCTTTATTATAGATAATTACTAGCATTTGGAGCCTGATGTAGTTTTGTCATGGTGGTCCTTAACTCGCCTTTTCGTCACATAATTGGCCTACTATATTCTTATCGAGCGTGCAAACATATGACAGCTGTTAAAGGCAAGCTGACATCACAGTGCAGCAGTTGACTTACCGGCGAGTAGTCGCCCGCAACGACGTAAAAGATGCTGGTGATGATGACCCAAAACCAATCCTTGCACCATCGACACCTCCCATGCTATTAAAATTTAGAGCAATGCTTCAGGCACCCAAGCACGACAACACCCCGTGATCATCCCTAGCCGCATATTACCCCATTCATCCATAGGCGCCACCATTTTCTTTAGTAAGTTCCTTCACGGGGCTCGCAATCGGTGCTTGCATCATTGACTGGTTCTTTTTCTCCTTACTAAAAGCAACACGGTTCCCGATTTCCCCCATCCcttaccctctctctctctctctttctctctctctctctctgcggaTGCTATGTCTGAGAGCCCCATGCCATGGGTGTGAGGAGAGAGATGACATGGGCACGTTGTGGGGTACGGCCGTAAGGTGCGTGTCCCTGTGTGTTTAGAAGGTAAGTGCGGGGTTGTCCCCACGCACAGGATGAGGTATTGGCAGCTGCACTGCCGGTTTTGGTCCTTGGGGTTCCCGTCTCATCTCGTCTTATGCggactcctcctcctctccccccTCTCGAGTGCGCTGTGCTCATGAATTTATGTATAAATATCACCCTAATGACCCACCCATCCTCCCATCTCCCCAGGCCACAGTTTGCTAGCTCGGCAGGAAGGAATCATGAAGCATACCTCTCGcttccatgggcttcttcccctcctcctcctcgtcatcATCCTCTCCGTCTACACAACAAGAGCTTCTCGTCTCCTCCAACAGCCAGAACCTGGTAATAAACTCTTTAAACTCCTCCTCACACTCCTTATTCTACATTTGCTTGCAGGATGAGATAGAAGTCTTTCCTGATGTTTCTTCTGGCCTCTGACCTGCTCTCTTGCTCGTAGGACGACAAGATGTGAGGGTTGATGATCTTCCACTACCGGGTGATGCAGCAGAGATGGAGGAAAAATATTCCCGGCAGGTGAGTGTACATATAAATCTTCTTTGTTTTGTTCTCATCATTCTTTATGCCCACTGCATAATTATTACTGTAGTATAGTATAGTCATAAAAATGACAAGGATTTATCTCTCTCTTTAAGTTGCAAGACCATGATGCGggatttttttccctctttgaTTTTACTTATTTCTTTCCCGTTTCATCTGATGGGACTGCAGGAGTgtcaggaagaagatgaggaatgtttgaAGGGGAGGATGATCTCTGAGGCCCATTTGGACTACATCTACACGCAGCACCATAAGCCATAGAAGAAGGGGAAACAAGCAGGGAAGCGAGCACGCATCTCAACTTGAACAAACCACTGATGATCGGTTCTTACAAGGCTGTTGTCATGAGTATCTAGTATATATGAAATATTTCTCACCAAACCCTATGATATGATAACCTGGAACGGGCTTATAATAGTATGGAGTATGTTTTGCGGCCATGTTGCCAAGTATTGTAAGTGGGAATGATATGAACCGAAACTACCTTAGCATGCAACTACTATATATTTTCTCCTTCTCCACTTGTTGCCGAGAGATGACCTATTCAGAGCTCTagttttgttttttcacttctcGATCTCGGCTCCGGAGCGCGCCAGAGACGAGTGGTACAGGTGATCACTCGATCATATGGGGGGTACGGTAATACATCAACACAGCATATTCTGTATTTACCTTCGGCCTTGCCTCATTTGACCGAGtctttatcaaaataataataataataataagttgAGAGAGAGAACAAGGATAGATTACCCATTTGGAAATCACTTGACAAGGATAACCCAGGTAGACTTTGTTATGACACTCATCTTTAGCATCTAATTTATGGGTCCATTCAGGATCTTCGAGGAAGTCTTGTCCCTTTTTGATTTTGTTAAACAAGTCTTGTCCCTTTTTGATTTTGTTAAACATCATTGCCCCATGGTTGATCGAGTCTCTTTCTTCGAACTTTTAGAAAGAGGCCAAAAAGAGTGTATGATTAGAACAATAAGGTGGCATTGCTGACCCAAATAGGATCACCAAGGCGATCTTACATTACTGATGATTCTTATTATGGAATAATCAAATTTTTGATGATTTGTGACCATCACATTTGGTATGCTATATTTTAGTAATTAAAGATTCCTAGGCTGCGATGAGTAACCTATTTGGTATTCTATGAAAATCGAATATTACTAACCATATACTGCCAAAACTGTccttaatatattctataaaaatatttttattaatcatataaaatatattataataaaatattaatatattctataaaatataTCTATTAGTCCTATAAACTATTAATTCTATAAaggtatattaattattattatataattaatatttttttatttatacttataatatattattcttttaatattaatatttattttgattaagaaaataaagaaaatggaACTAATATATTGAAtcatttcattatataaatataaaatataataatatacttTTAGTATAATTTAAAAATGTCATTGAATAATAATACGATAATAATATGcttaataatatattacaataatatatatatcataaatacaatatataatattaatataatatataatgtaatattaatataatatattaatggtaTACTAATATTTTTTGGTAGACTAAGGGATATTTTTATCTctaaattttagttcaaaatcCCTGCCTTGGGGTAATCTTGGATGCTCGACCTTAAAAATGGATATCCCGTCACTAGGTTGAACAGTGATTCGAGAAATATAACTGATTTTAGATCACTGCACCATAGGATCATCATAATGCAACCAAAAATGATGATCTCATCATCTCCATCCATATCACCTTTGATCTTGGGATGATCACGAGATATACCAAACATCCAGTACTTTGAGATGGCAAACCCTAAAGTAAAGTATCATCTAGCGGAGTGGATCCAGACGATAAAGCCTATGCCGTGCAGCCCGTCGCTCCCTCCAACAACTCGTCCTCCTCCACTACCCCGGACAAAGTGACCTGCCATCAAACCAAGAAACCTTTCTCCGAGAAAAGTGGTCGTCCCattatctttatctttatcttttCATCAATGGGGTGCAGCTTGCGGTGGGAGCGGAAGACTGGCTCTGCAGGTAGGCCTGATACTAATTAAGGACACATTAGGGTAGGAGGAGGACGGGTTGGCCAATTTTGTGGAAGGCTCGCTGAAAGGTCCCGCATCCAGATCAAGCCATAGGACATCACCGCGAGCCGGACCTATTTCACGGGTCTCCGTTAGGTCAGCAGCTCACGACCTTTTTTCTCACTCAAAAGTCCAAACAAATGCCGAACTCGAAAGATTGACCAACTATGATCACTTAGACTGAGAAAGACGACccaccaagaaaaagaaggaaagattaACCATGATTTACCGGACAGAGGAACTTTGTGCATATAATTATTGTAACTCTTCATGCTATGCAATTATTGTGGCCCCAGCATGCTGCAATTGCTCGACTTCTGTTAAAGCTTCAGAGACTTGATGCCATGCAGCAGTTCGGACGCATGTGCCTCCAACATGATACTTTTTTATTGCCATGATCAGAACATGGGAAGAaagattttt
Encoded here:
- the LOC120112106 gene encoding putative phytosulfokines 6 yields the protein MKHTSRFHGLLPLLLLVIILSVYTTRASRLLQQPEPGRQDVRVDDLPLPGDAAEMEEKYSRQECQEEDEECLKGRMISEAHLDYIYTQHHKP